The following are encoded together in the Oscillospiraceae bacterium genome:
- a CDS encoding corrinoid protein, which translates to MQQTLIELSALIQRGRAKQVGELVTKALSEGIDPQTILTDGMISAMSEVGDKFKKNEIHVPEVLIAARAMNSALAVLRPELIKAGVEPVGKAVICTVEGDCHDIGKNLVKMMMEGAGIECIDLGVDVGSDRIIEAVKESGAKLVCLSALLTTTMMSQKKIIDDLKTAGLRDKVKVMVGGAPVTQGFADEIGADAYSPDAASAAQKAIELLKSF; encoded by the coding sequence ATGCAGCAGACACTTATCGAGCTTTCGGCCTTGATACAAAGAGGCAGAGCAAAGCAAGTCGGGGAGCTTGTCACAAAAGCTCTTTCCGAAGGAATAGATCCGCAGACTATTTTAACAGATGGCATGATCTCCGCGATGAGCGAGGTCGGAGATAAATTCAAGAAGAACGAAATCCACGTTCCGGAGGTGCTTATTGCGGCGCGCGCGATGAATTCCGCTCTTGCGGTTTTGCGTCCCGAGCTGATCAAGGCCGGAGTAGAGCCTGTCGGCAAGGCAGTCATTTGCACCGTAGAGGGCGACTGCCACGATATCGGCAAAAACCTTGTAAAAATGATGATGGAGGGCGCGGGAATCGAATGTATCGATCTCGGCGTTGACGTAGGAAGTGACAGGATAATCGAAGCGGTAAAGGAAAGCGGAGCAAAGCTTGTTTGTCTTTCCGCGCTTCTGACCACCACGATGATGTCACAGAAAAAAATTATAGATGACCTTAAAACAGCCGGTTTACGGGATAAAGTAAAGGTTATGGTCGGCGGGGCGCCGGTGACTCAGGGCTTTGCGGATGAAATCGGAGCGGATGCTTATTCTCCTGACGCCGCGTCCGCCGCCCAAAAAGCGATTGAGCTTTTAAAGAGCTTCTGA